A region from the Aquimarina sp. ERC-38 genome encodes:
- a CDS encoding glycosyltransferase, whose translation MKVFQIYIVIPAYNEEQFIATTLTSLCKQSLLPAKILVVNDNSTDLTLSICKEFQSKYNFVQVISHHSSHEHQPGSKVINAFNYGLSQLDTNYDIICKYDADLIFPLNYLEEIAKIFTKDATLGMVGGFCYIKTKTGWQLENLTNKDHIRGALKAYRKECFKAIGGLAPEMGWDTVDEIKTRYHHWKIKTIPELQVKHLKPTGAKYQKKAGKNQGIAFYRMRYGGVLTIIASFKLALLKKKPFLIIDYIKGYFIARKTNQTFLLSKQEGAFLRKERWKGIKQKLSL comes from the coding sequence ATGAAGGTGTTCCAAATTTATATTGTCATTCCCGCTTATAATGAGGAACAATTTATAGCCACTACTTTAACATCACTTTGCAAACAGTCTCTGCTACCAGCTAAGATACTGGTTGTTAACGATAATTCTACCGATCTGACCTTGTCTATTTGTAAGGAATTTCAATCAAAATACAACTTTGTACAAGTTATATCTCATCATTCTTCACATGAACACCAACCGGGAAGTAAAGTAATCAATGCTTTTAACTACGGGTTATCTCAATTAGACACCAACTACGACATCATTTGCAAATATGACGCCGACCTCATTTTCCCACTGAATTATCTGGAAGAAATTGCAAAGATATTTACAAAGGATGCTACTCTCGGAATGGTAGGTGGATTTTGTTATATTAAAACTAAAACCGGGTGGCAACTTGAAAACTTAACAAATAAAGATCATATTCGAGGAGCCTTAAAAGCCTATCGTAAAGAATGTTTTAAAGCTATCGGGGGCTTAGCTCCGGAAATGGGTTGGGATACGGTCGATGAAATTAAAACCCGGTATCATCACTGGAAAATTAAAACCATTCCGGAACTACAAGTAAAACATCTCAAACCTACCGGGGCAAAATATCAAAAAAAAGCTGGTAAAAATCAGGGAATTGCTTTTTATCGCATGCGTTATGGCGGAGTGCTGACTATAATTGCTTCTTTTAAATTAGCTTTGTTAAAGAAAAAACCTTTTCTGATAATTGATTATATCAAGGGATATTTTATAGCAAGAAAAACAAATCAAACCTTTTTATTATCTAAACAAGAAGGTGCTTTTTTAAGAAAAGAACGATGGAAGGGAATTAAGCAAAAGCTTTCTTTATAA
- a CDS encoding methyltransferase — MYENSFPHKRYQKTISFLKKHVQPPEDLLDLGVRNPLVPLLEKEGYTVRNTTGEDLDLDLNTILNDTSKVLTAFEIFEHMLSPLPLLMQTKATQLVASVPLKLWFSPAYQSKTDLWDRHYHEFEDWQFDWLLQKAGWTIKDRLQWVHPVNKIGIRPLLRKITPRYYMVYAERL; from the coding sequence ATGTACGAAAATAGTTTTCCGCATAAGCGGTATCAAAAAACAATTTCATTTCTAAAAAAACATGTACAACCCCCGGAAGATTTGCTAGATTTGGGCGTTAGAAACCCATTAGTACCTCTATTAGAAAAAGAAGGATATACCGTTCGTAATACCACCGGAGAAGATTTGGACTTAGATTTGAATACTATTCTTAATGATACTTCAAAAGTTTTAACTGCGTTTGAAATTTTTGAACATATGCTTTCTCCTTTACCCCTTCTCATGCAGACGAAGGCTACTCAATTGGTAGCTTCCGTACCTTTAAAATTATGGTTCTCCCCGGCCTATCAAAGTAAAACGGATCTCTGGGACCGACATTATCACGAATTTGAAGACTGGCAATTTGACTGGTTACTTCAAAAAGCGGGCTGGACTATTAAAGATCGTTTACAGTGGGTACATCCTGTCAATAAAATTGGAATCCGACCTCTACTGCGAAAAATTACACCCCGGTATTATATGGTATATGCTGAACGTTTATAA
- a CDS encoding IS5 family transposase — MQSKYNRLTTQQWEYMELFLPKKTRGHYKLRDIVDAILWQLRTGTQWRNLPDSFPKWQSVYYYFRKWQKDGTQERLNIELNKMERNRQGKEPTPSLLSIDSQSIKSGPFTSMSKGVDGNKKVNGRKRHVITDTLGLVWGVVVGAANEADGVVANKVVEPLLGYLDRMEKIVADHAYKTIFKRWAEENVIGLEVKISSTPPSTKGFVPLKWRWVTERTFGIFNFFRRLDKDYEKTKESQESWVLWQNCQIILNRIR; from the coding sequence ATGCAATCTAAATATAACAGATTAACTACCCAGCAATGGGAATATATGGAATTATTTTTACCTAAGAAAACCCGGGGGCATTATAAACTACGGGATATTGTAGACGCTATTTTATGGCAACTCCGTACAGGTACTCAGTGGCGTAACCTCCCGGATAGTTTTCCAAAATGGCAAAGTGTATACTATTACTTTCGCAAATGGCAAAAAGATGGGACACAAGAGAGATTAAATATTGAGCTTAACAAAATGGAGCGGAACCGACAAGGGAAAGAACCAACACCTAGCTTGTTATCCATTGATAGTCAATCCATAAAGTCCGGTCCTTTTACAAGTATGTCAAAAGGGGTTGACGGTAATAAAAAGGTAAATGGCCGTAAACGTCACGTAATTACTGATACGTTAGGTTTAGTTTGGGGGGTTGTTGTAGGGGCTGCCAATGAAGCTGATGGGGTAGTAGCCAACAAAGTTGTGGAACCTTTATTAGGGTACCTGGATAGGATGGAAAAAATAGTAGCTGATCATGCCTACAAAACAATATTTAAGAGGTGGGCTGAAGAAAATGTAATTGGACTTGAGGTAAAGATATCATCAACTCCCCCATCCACAAAAGGTTTTGTTCCCTTGAAGTGGAGATGGGTAACTGAAAGGACTTTCGGTATCTTCAACTTCTTCAGAAGACTCGATAAAGACTATGAAAAAACGAAGGAAAGTCAAGAATCTTGGGTATTATGGCAGAATTGTCAAATCATTCTCAATAGAATAAGGTAA
- a CDS encoding TetR/AcrR family transcriptional regulator translates to MKYLLQQLKVQIPDKIYVKDPESSALGKKIIKHSILLIDTYGFEQFNFKKLGTEIGSNESSIYRYFENKHKLLLYLTSWYWGWLEYQLVFNTHSITNSKDKLKRSIEILTRSIKEDSSFSHINEVLLSQIVINEYSKSYSTKKVDVENKAGYYSIYKRLIVRIKECIELCDDTYPFPMSLASTIIEGALHQHFLREHFSSLTDCSQSITPTRYFLDMLERILNIKFDG, encoded by the coding sequence ATGAAGTATTTGCTACAACAGCTGAAAGTTCAAATTCCGGATAAGATTTATGTCAAAGACCCGGAATCTTCTGCTTTAGGCAAAAAGATTATTAAACACAGTATTTTACTCATTGATACCTATGGTTTTGAACAATTTAATTTTAAAAAATTAGGCACGGAAATAGGTTCTAATGAAAGTTCTATTTACCGATATTTTGAAAATAAACATAAATTACTATTATATCTAACTTCCTGGTACTGGGGATGGTTAGAATATCAATTGGTTTTTAATACGCATAGTATTACTAATTCTAAAGATAAATTAAAACGAAGCATTGAAATTTTAACCCGATCTATAAAAGAAGATTCGTCTTTTTCACATATTAACGAGGTGCTACTTAGTCAAATTGTTATCAACGAATACTCTAAGTCTTATTCGACTAAAAAAGTAGATGTGGAGAATAAAGCAGGTTATTATTCTATTTATAAACGATTAATTGTTCGAATTAAAGAATGTATTGAACTTTGTGATGATACGTACCCTTTTCCTATGAGCTTAGCAAGCACCATTATTGAGGGGGCTTTACATCAACATTTTTTGAGAGAACATTTTTCATCATTAACAGATTGTAGCCAGTCCATAACACCCACTCGTTATTTTCTGGACATGTTAGAACGCATACTTAATATAAAATTTGATGGCTAA
- a CDS encoding peptidase domain-containing ABC transporter — translation MAKSILTSWQRFLRLLQVDKKDIYQTFYYAIFAGLVNLSLPLGIQAIITLLQGAQVSTSWVVLIVLVTLGVIFVGVLQLMQIRIIENVQQKIFTRASFEFAYRFPKIKMSELQNYYPPELANRFFDTLTVQKSLSKILVDFPAALLQIIFGLILLSFYHPFFIIYGLLLILLIYIVFKYTAVKGLNTSLKESKSKYKVAHWLQEIARTIVSFKLSGKTNLALTKNDHLVDDYLKARESHFKILILQYSQMIGFKVLVTAGLLLIGGILVLNQQMNIGQFVAAEIIILLVISSVEKLIVGLESFYDVLTSLEKLGQVVDKELEPQGGEQPFYENEHFKLELKNVSYKVPGSTKDILHGINLSITEKCTMLIQGPAGSGKTTLLRLIAGLVLPDKGSIYVNDVSLQGLHLNEYRSLLGQSLTEESPFEGTILENLTFGDQSISRERVYWALEKVGLLDFVKEQSAGLNMVLYPEGKQIPYTISKKIILARSIVREPKLLILKDPLDQFSPQEAERIMNFLTSGERSWSLVVVSQNPRWVSKCGRIVLIEDGKIIKEG, via the coding sequence ATGGCTAAAAGTATTTTAACTTCCTGGCAGCGATTTCTTCGGCTTTTGCAAGTTGACAAAAAGGATATTTATCAGACCTTTTACTACGCCATATTTGCCGGTTTGGTCAATTTATCGCTTCCATTAGGGATTCAGGCAATTATCACATTATTACAAGGTGCACAAGTGAGCACCTCCTGGGTGGTACTTATTGTATTAGTGACCCTTGGGGTAATTTTTGTAGGGGTGTTGCAGTTGATGCAAATACGTATTATTGAAAATGTACAACAAAAGATTTTTACCCGGGCCTCTTTTGAATTCGCATATCGTTTTCCGAAAATTAAAATGAGCGAGCTTCAAAACTATTATCCACCTGAATTAGCAAATCGTTTTTTTGATACCCTTACCGTACAAAAAAGTTTGTCCAAAATTCTAGTAGATTTTCCGGCAGCACTTTTACAAATTATATTCGGACTAATTTTATTATCTTTTTACCACCCGTTTTTTATTATTTACGGACTTTTACTTATTCTTTTAATATACATTGTTTTTAAATATACGGCAGTTAAAGGTTTAAATACCAGTTTAAAAGAATCTAAAAGTAAGTATAAAGTAGCACATTGGTTACAAGAAATTGCCCGGACTATCGTCAGCTTTAAACTTTCCGGAAAAACCAATCTGGCATTGACTAAAAATGACCATCTGGTAGATGATTATTTAAAAGCAAGAGAAAGCCATTTTAAGATTTTGATTTTGCAATATAGTCAGATGATTGGGTTTAAGGTATTGGTTACCGCTGGGTTGCTATTAATTGGTGGAATACTCGTTTTAAATCAACAAATGAATATCGGACAATTTGTTGCTGCGGAAATTATTATCCTATTAGTAATTAGTTCCGTAGAAAAACTGATCGTAGGTTTGGAGTCCTTTTATGATGTATTAACTTCTCTGGAAAAATTAGGTCAGGTGGTAGATAAAGAGCTGGAACCACAGGGAGGAGAACAACCGTTTTATGAAAACGAACACTTTAAATTGGAATTAAAAAATGTAAGTTATAAAGTACCTGGAAGTACTAAAGATATTTTGCATGGTATTAATTTATCAATCACCGAAAAATGTACCATGTTAATTCAGGGGCCAGCTGGTTCAGGTAAGACTACCTTATTAAGGTTAATTGCCGGATTGGTGCTCCCGGATAAAGGTTCTATCTACGTGAATGATGTCTCGTTACAGGGGTTGCATCTTAACGAATATCGATCTTTATTAGGACAATCCCTTACAGAAGAGTCTCCATTTGAAGGAACGATCCTCGAAAATCTGACTTTTGGTGATCAATCCATTTCCAGGGAACGGGTATATTGGGCCTTAGAAAAGGTAGGGTTATTAGACTTTGTCAAAGAACAATCTGCCGGGTTAAATATGGTTTTATACCCGGAAGGAAAACAGATACCATATACCATATCAAAAAAAATCATCCTGGCCCGAAGCATCGTAAGAGAACCTAAATTACTTATTTTAAAAGATCCACTTGATCAATTTAGTCCGCAGGAAGCAGAGCGAATCATGAATTTTTTAACTTCGGGAGAACGTTCATGGTCACTGGTGGTTGTCAGTCAGAACCCTAGATGGGTTTCTAAGTGTGGTCGTATTGTTTTAATTGAAGATGGTAAAATTATTAAAGAAGGATAA
- a CDS encoding HlyD family secretion protein — MLNISTNNVTNITDISEYSAVQRVFHKDHFKYFNRFLIVFVIVLIIILFLPWTQNVQAKGYVTTLTPGQRPQTLQSPIPGRIEEWFVQEGDFVKQGDTILRISEVKNEYFDPDLVQRTGQQLKSKELSVFSYSEKVNALENQISALRREQKLKLEQAQNKLMQSKLKVISDSIDLEAAKTNLTIAERQFERTSQLQGEGLKAVTDVEQKRLKLQETQAKLVAQQNKLLASRNNVLNAEIDINRLQAEYAEKISKAQSDKFTAQSNGYDSQAQVSKLESEVTNYKIRNGLYFVQAPQDGMINKAIQSGIGETFKEGDPLVRVMPTNYQLAVEMFVDPIDLPLMHIGEDVRIQFDGWPAIVFSGWPNASYGTYGGEIVAIETFISDNGKYRILVSPDETDHEWPEGIRVGSGAQTMALLDDVPIWYEAWRRLNGFPANYYQPDVADVKTEKKKKK, encoded by the coding sequence ATGCTAAATATTTCAACAAATAATGTTACTAATATTACGGATATCTCCGAGTATAGTGCAGTACAGCGAGTTTTTCATAAAGACCATTTTAAGTACTTTAATCGTTTTTTGATTGTATTTGTCATTGTGCTGATTATCATTCTATTTCTACCCTGGACACAGAATGTACAGGCAAAAGGATATGTAACGACCTTAACTCCGGGACAACGTCCACAGACCTTACAATCCCCCATACCAGGCCGTATTGAAGAATGGTTTGTGCAAGAAGGAGATTTTGTCAAACAAGGAGATACAATCTTACGGATTTCTGAGGTAAAAAATGAATATTTTGACCCGGACCTGGTTCAGCGTACCGGGCAACAATTAAAGTCAAAAGAATTATCTGTTTTTTCCTATTCGGAAAAGGTAAACGCCCTTGAAAATCAGATTAGTGCATTAAGAAGGGAACAAAAACTAAAGCTAGAACAGGCACAAAATAAACTAATGCAATCCAAATTAAAGGTAATTAGTGATAGTATCGACCTAGAAGCTGCAAAAACCAATCTTACCATTGCAGAAAGGCAATTTGAACGTACCAGTCAATTACAGGGAGAAGGCTTAAAAGCAGTGACGGATGTAGAACAAAAACGCTTGAAATTACAAGAAACACAGGCAAAATTAGTTGCACAACAAAATAAATTACTTGCCAGTCGTAATAACGTACTTAATGCTGAAATTGATATTAATCGGCTTCAAGCGGAATATGCAGAAAAAATTTCAAAAGCCCAAAGTGATAAGTTTACCGCCCAGTCCAATGGATATGACAGCCAGGCACAGGTGAGTAAATTAGAGAGTGAAGTAACTAATTACAAGATTCGAAATGGTTTGTACTTTGTACAGGCTCCACAAGATGGGATGATCAATAAAGCCATCCAATCCGGAATAGGGGAGACGTTTAAAGAAGGAGATCCTCTGGTACGTGTTATGCCTACCAATTATCAACTTGCCGTAGAAATGTTTGTTGATCCTATCGATTTACCGCTTATGCATATAGGAGAAGATGTCCGGATTCAGTTTGACGGATGGCCGGCTATTGTATTTAGCGGATGGCCTAATGCCTCTTATGGAACCTATGGAGGAGAGATTGTTGCTATTGAAACCTTTATTAGTGATAATGGCAAATACCGTATTCTGGTTTCGCCGGACGAAACGGATCATGAATGGCCGGAAGGGATCCGGGTAGGTTCCGGAGCTCAGACTATGGCATTACTAGATGATGTACCCATCTGGTATGAAGCTTGGCGAAGATTAAATGGATTTCCGGCTAATTATTACCAACCTGATGTTGCAGATGTTAAAACAGAAAAGAAAAAAAAGAAATAA
- a CDS encoding TolC family protein, with protein sequence MFGMLLKNQIKQTILQIVFFVVCGAIPGLFAQEEPKEVLTYKDYMNQVKKFHPVVKQANLLTDIGDAQVQQARGDFDPKLEAYYDRKDFKDIEYYDILNATFKIPTWFGVELKANFEQNQGEFLNPQLNVPEEGLFAAGVSVPLAQGLLINKRMASLRKAKFYREQNRADRDLLVNEVLFEASLAYFSWLRYYNETQIYEDFLENASVRLTGIRTRARLGDIAAIDTVEAKIAVQNRQLSLEQAKISQIKAALELSNYLWIQDNIPVELLPDVIPEQNINLIINNELNLDILDRDAIILENHPKMRSLANKIGALEVERRLQLNTLLPKINVNYNFITSTPDLLSTYNENNYKAGVTFSFPLFLRKERGSLRIARYELQDQEYERTTVSTQLTNKIDASFNTLDALKVQLELITDIVSNYQVLLSAEERKFSFGESSLFLINSRESKLIDARLKSNELQNKYFDTKAKLFNNLAIVPEEVEK encoded by the coding sequence ATGTTCGGAATGCTCTTAAAAAATCAAATAAAACAGACGATCTTACAGATAGTTTTCTTTGTTGTTTGCGGTGCAATCCCCGGGTTATTTGCACAAGAGGAACCCAAAGAAGTTTTAACCTATAAAGATTATATGAATCAGGTTAAAAAGTTTCATCCGGTAGTAAAACAAGCAAATTTATTAACGGATATTGGAGATGCTCAGGTGCAACAGGCGCGAGGTGATTTTGATCCTAAGTTAGAAGCATATTACGATCGTAAGGATTTTAAGGATATTGAATACTATGACATTCTAAATGCTACCTTTAAGATTCCCACCTGGTTTGGGGTGGAGTTAAAGGCTAATTTTGAGCAAAACCAGGGAGAATTTTTAAACCCGCAATTAAATGTTCCGGAAGAAGGTTTATTTGCAGCGGGCGTATCCGTTCCATTAGCTCAGGGTTTATTAATTAATAAGAGGATGGCTTCCTTAAGAAAAGCAAAGTTTTATCGGGAGCAAAACAGGGCAGACCGCGATTTATTAGTAAATGAAGTGCTTTTTGAAGCATCTTTAGCCTACTTTTCCTGGTTACGTTATTATAATGAAACCCAGATTTACGAAGACTTTTTAGAAAATGCTTCTGTACGTTTAACGGGTATTCGGACGAGGGCAAGATTGGGAGATATTGCCGCTATTGATACCGTCGAAGCCAAAATAGCCGTACAGAACAGGCAGTTATCTCTTGAGCAAGCTAAAATTTCACAGATAAAAGCAGCTTTGGAATTATCAAATTATCTATGGATTCAAGATAATATTCCAGTAGAATTGCTCCCTGATGTAATTCCCGAGCAAAATATTAATCTAATTATTAATAACGAATTAAATTTAGATATTCTGGACAGAGATGCCATTATCCTGGAAAATCATCCGAAGATGCGCTCGCTAGCCAATAAAATCGGTGCTTTGGAAGTAGAAAGAAGATTACAGTTAAATACATTACTTCCTAAAATTAACGTCAATTACAATTTTATAACTTCCACCCCGGATTTGTTAAGTACTTATAATGAAAATAATTATAAAGCCGGAGTTACTTTTTCCTTTCCTTTGTTTTTAAGGAAAGAAAGGGGGAGTTTACGTATTGCAAGATATGAATTGCAAGACCAGGAATACGAACGAACTACGGTAAGCACCCAGTTGACGAACAAGATCGATGCTTCCTTTAATACCCTTGATGCTTTAAAAGTACAATTAGAATTAATAACGGATATCGTTAGTAATTATCAGGTATTACTATCCGCAGAAGAGCGGAAGTTTAGTTTTGGGGAAAGTTCTTTGTTTCTTATAAATTCACGGGAATCCAAACTAATCGATGCCCGTTTAAAGAGCAATGAACTACAAAACAAATACTTTGATACCAAAGCAAAACTGTTCAATAATTTAGCTATAGTCCCCGAAGAAGTAGAGAAATAG
- a CDS encoding addiction module protein, whose protein sequence is MSVQYISDSEGIPTGVYIPLEEWNKLKSKYKNIEVELNDIPEWHKAELDRRFIDYKSNPKDVLDFDEAIDDIDKEL, encoded by the coding sequence ATGAGTGTCCAATATATTTCAGATAGTGAAGGAATTCCTACAGGTGTTTATATACCTTTAGAGGAATGGAACAAACTTAAAAGTAAATATAAAAACATTGAAGTGGAATTAAATGATATTCCTGAATGGCACAAAGCTGAACTTGATCGAAGATTTATTGATTACAAATCTAATCCGAAAGATGTTCTGGACTTTGATGAAGCTATAGATGATATTGACAAGGAGTTGTAA
- a CDS encoding type II toxin-antitoxin system RelE/ParE family toxin, producing the protein MYKSIILPLAKEDIKETAKWYNKRQKGLGKRFTKEVRKTVNYICKNPESITIRYKNYRTAIVDVFPYMIHFIIDRDNKKIIIIAVFAMARNPKHWGRRIE; encoded by the coding sequence ATGTACAAATCTATAATACTGCCATTAGCAAAAGAAGATATTAAAGAGACTGCAAAATGGTATAATAAGCGGCAAAAAGGTTTAGGGAAAAGGTTTACAAAAGAAGTCCGTAAAACTGTAAATTATATTTGTAAAAATCCTGAAAGCATTACAATTCGTTATAAGAATTATAGAACAGCAATTGTAGATGTTTTTCCATACATGATTCATTTTATAATTGATAGGGATAATAAAAAGATAATCATAATTGCTGTATTTGCAATGGCAAGAAATCCGAAACACTGGGGAAGAAGGATAGAGTAA
- the gcvP gene encoding aminomethyl-transferring glycine dehydrogenase, translated as MNTDSFAKRHIGPSEEDKREMLKVIKASSLDQLIYETIPDDILLKQELQLDKAMSEQEFAAHIQQLSLKNKVFKSYIGLGYHECATPAVIQRNILENPGWYTAYTPYQAEIAQGRLEALLNYQTMICDLTGMELANASLLDESTAAAEAMTMLYSLRSRAQKKDTITKFFVSEEVLPQTLSLLQTRATPLDIELVLGDHTTFDFSTEFFGALLQYPGKTGEIYDYANFVASAHASEIKVAVAADILSLVVLKSPGSFDADVVVGTTQRFGIPLGYGGPHAAFFATREAYKRNIPGRIIGVTQDTDGNRALRMALQTREQHIKRDKATSNICTAQVLLAVMAGMYGVYHGPKGLNYIAEKVHKLTATLSNALQKLGFTVKNQNFFDTLQIEADALKIKEKAESSAINFYYPDEHTVSISLNEVASISSINQILEIFTGVADKENHSISEVVDTMYIAENLGRNTSFMEHEVFNTYHSEMELMRYIKKLERKDLSLNHSMIALGSCTMKLNAAAEMLPLSNPQWNNIHPFVPVDQAEGYQQVLKELEVQLNEVTGFAGTSLQPNSGAQGEFAGLMVIRAYHESRNDTHRNICLIPSSAHGTNPASAVMAGMTVVVTKATEEGNIDVEDLREKAIKHKDNLAALMVTYPSTHGVYESAIKEITQIIHDYGGQVYMDGANMNAQVGLTNPGAIGADVCHLNLHKTFAIPHGGGGPGVGPICVAEQLVPFLPGNPVITTGGKQAITAISAAPWGSSLACLISYAYIKMLGAKGLKASTEYAILNANYIKQRLDGHYSVLYTGEKGRAAHEMIIDCRPFKEKGIEVTDIAKRLMDYGFHAPTVSFPVAGTMMIEPTESESKEELDRFCDAMIAIRKEINESEASDKNTVLKNAPHTLQMLVADQWDFPYSRKKAAYPLPYIADNKFWPSVRRVDDAYGDRNLICSCIPIEAYEEEEMVEA; from the coding sequence ATGAATACGGATTCTTTTGCTAAACGTCATATAGGCCCTTCAGAAGAAGATAAAAGAGAAATGCTTAAGGTCATTAAAGCGAGTTCTTTGGATCAACTTATCTATGAAACCATACCGGACGATATTCTTTTAAAACAAGAATTACAACTGGATAAGGCTATGAGCGAACAGGAATTTGCAGCTCATATTCAACAATTATCCCTTAAAAATAAGGTGTTTAAGAGTTACATTGGACTAGGTTATCACGAGTGCGCGACTCCCGCGGTCATACAACGTAATATCTTAGAAAACCCAGGTTGGTACACTGCTTATACCCCTTATCAGGCAGAAATTGCCCAGGGTCGTCTAGAAGCCTTGCTGAATTATCAAACCATGATTTGTGACCTTACCGGAATGGAACTGGCTAATGCTTCTTTATTAGACGAGAGTACCGCAGCAGCAGAAGCAATGACCATGTTGTACAGCTTACGTAGCCGTGCGCAAAAGAAAGATACTATTACCAAATTTTTTGTTTCTGAAGAAGTGTTACCCCAAACCCTTTCTTTATTACAAACAAGAGCAACCCCGTTAGATATCGAATTGGTGCTAGGCGACCATACTACTTTTGATTTTTCAACTGAATTTTTTGGTGCTTTATTACAATACCCCGGTAAGACAGGCGAAATTTATGATTACGCTAATTTTGTCGCCAGCGCACATGCTTCTGAAATTAAAGTGGCTGTAGCAGCAGATATCTTAAGTCTGGTAGTTTTAAAATCCCCGGGAAGTTTTGACGCAGATGTAGTCGTAGGTACCACTCAAAGATTCGGAATACCTTTAGGATACGGAGGTCCTCATGCAGCCTTTTTTGCAACACGTGAAGCTTATAAACGAAATATTCCGGGAAGAATTATCGGAGTCACCCAGGATACGGATGGAAACCGGGCGTTACGAATGGCTTTACAGACCCGTGAACAGCATATTAAACGGGATAAAGCTACTTCTAACATATGTACGGCTCAAGTATTACTTGCAGTTATGGCCGGAATGTACGGAGTTTATCATGGTCCTAAGGGACTAAATTATATCGCGGAAAAAGTACATAAACTGACTGCTACCTTATCCAATGCTTTGCAAAAACTAGGATTTACAGTTAAGAACCAAAACTTTTTTGATACGTTGCAAATTGAAGCAGATGCGCTTAAAATAAAAGAAAAAGCAGAAAGTAGTGCGATCAACTTTTATTACCCGGATGAACATACCGTTTCTATTTCTTTAAACGAAGTAGCATCAATATCTTCCATAAATCAAATTCTGGAAATTTTTACGGGCGTAGCTGATAAAGAAAATCATTCAATTTCAGAAGTTGTTGATACAATGTATATTGCAGAAAACCTAGGGCGGAACACTTCCTTTATGGAACATGAGGTATTTAATACCTACCATTCTGAAATGGAATTGATGCGCTATATTAAAAAACTGGAACGTAAAGATTTATCATTAAATCACTCCATGATTGCGCTAGGTTCTTGTACCATGAAATTAAATGCAGCAGCTGAAATGTTACCCTTAAGTAACCCGCAATGGAATAATATTCATCCTTTTGTACCAGTTGATCAGGCAGAAGGCTATCAACAGGTATTAAAAGAACTGGAAGTGCAACTAAATGAAGTGACGGGTTTTGCCGGCACTTCGCTACAACCTAATTCGGGTGCGCAGGGAGAATTTGCAGGTCTGATGGTGATCCGTGCGTACCATGAATCTCGAAACGATACACACCGTAATATTTGCTTAATTCCATCTTCGGCACACGGAACTAATCCTGCTTCTGCCGTCATGGCAGGAATGACGGTAGTGGTTACTAAAGCTACCGAAGAAGGTAATATTGACGTGGAAGACCTTAGGGAAAAAGCTATAAAACACAAAGATAACCTGGCAGCTTTAATGGTAACTTATCCGTCTACCCACGGGGTGTATGAATCTGCTATCAAAGAAATTACTCAAATTATACATGATTACGGCGGACAGGTGTATATGGACGGCGCTAATATGAATGCTCAGGTAGGATTGACCAATCCCGGAGCTATCGGAGCAGATGTTTGCCATTTAAATTTACATAAAACCTTTGCTATTCCTCACGGAGGGGGTGGTCCTGGTGTAGGACCTATTTGCGTTGCTGAGCAACTGGTACCTTTTCTACCTGGCAATCCAGTGATTACTACCGGAGGAAAACAAGCGATTACCGCTATTTCTGCTGCACCCTGGGGTTCTTCTTTAGCCTGCTTAATATCGTATGCTTACATTAAAATGCTAGGAGCAAAAGGCTTGAAAGCTTCTACTGAATATGCTATTTTAAACGCTAATTACATAAAACAGCGGCTGGACGGTCATTATTCCGTATTATACACCGGAGAAAAAGGTCGTGCTGCTCATGAGATGATCATTGATTGCCGCCCTTTTAAAGAAAAAGGTATTGAAGTAACAGATATTGCCAAGCGTCTTATGGATTATGGATTTCATGCGCCTACGGTTTCCTTTCCGGTAGCCGGAACTATGATGATCGAACCTACCGAAAGCGAAAGTAAAGAAGAACTGGATCGTTTTTGTGATGCTATGATTGCCATCCGCAAAGAAATTAATGAGTCGGAGGCTTCTGATAAGAACACTGTACTAAAAAATGCTCCGCATACATTGCAGATGCTAGTAGCAGATCAATGGGATTTTCCGTATAGCAGAAAAAAAGCAGCCTATCCATTGCCTTATATAGCTGATAATAAATTTTGGCCTTCGGTACGACGGGTAGATGATGCTTATGGTGATAGAAACCTGATCTGTTCTTGTATTCCAATTGAAGCCTACGAGGAAGAAGAAATGGTAGAAGCTTAA